The Shewanella sp. NFH-SH190041 genome has a window encoding:
- a CDS encoding efflux RND transporter periplasmic adaptor subunit translates to MNKSCYRTPVIVRSYQAAYPAQLHLLPQRGKTLLSTAILLLTIGLGSYPTYAAQTSISSAPNHEQAPPADAPPAQTTVPSTKSSPASTLYACPMHPKQTSHQPGRCPICNMFLTPQQPAEHNHDHANADAETQQLTSNKGHTHNLATVQLSQPKPLISAPAAAHATHQYVCPMHPQIVSDEAGTCPICGMNLERVELEAQSSEEISINVSGDMQQALALRTAPVKRGTLWKYVRTVGEVEYDQGQISHIHARVNGWIETLKVQSAGEKITKGQLLYEIYSPELINAQDDYLLALATLKQSRQSSATSDSSQSYQELVRKAGLRLELLGLTQQQIQHLADSGKTRYRVPFYAKQDGVVKALNVREGMYIQPQTEMMSLVDLSRVWVIADVFENQQSWLAVGQEAEISLPALNIRDIKGRVDYIYPELDPVTRSLRVRIVLDNPKAALRPNTLARVALFGGAKRQALTIPREALIQTGQANRVIIKQADNRFSVRQVKVGMQSQGKAEIISGLELGEQVVISGQFLLDSEASLKGSLLRLSSPHNH, encoded by the coding sequence ATGAACAAATCTTGCTACCGGACTCCTGTTATCGTCCGGTCATATCAGGCTGCATATCCAGCGCAGTTGCACCTTTTACCACAGCGGGGCAAAACCTTGTTATCCACTGCCATACTCTTACTCACCATAGGGTTGGGGAGTTACCCCACCTACGCAGCACAAACATCAATATCCAGTGCCCCAAACCATGAGCAAGCGCCGCCAGCTGATGCGCCACCGGCTCAAACGACAGTCCCCTCAACCAAGAGCAGCCCAGCCTCAACCCTGTATGCCTGCCCCATGCATCCAAAGCAAACCAGCCACCAGCCCGGCCGCTGCCCGATCTGCAATATGTTTCTCACGCCGCAACAACCAGCCGAGCACAATCACGACCACGCAAACGCAGACGCAGAAACTCAGCAGCTAACTAGCAATAAAGGCCATACTCACAACCTAGCTACAGTACAACTCAGCCAACCCAAACCGCTTATCTCAGCACCGGCTGCGGCACACGCAACCCATCAGTATGTCTGCCCTATGCACCCGCAAATTGTCAGTGATGAAGCGGGTACCTGTCCTATCTGTGGCATGAACTTGGAACGGGTTGAGCTAGAAGCCCAAAGCAGTGAAGAAATCAGCATTAATGTCTCTGGTGACATGCAGCAGGCACTCGCCCTGCGCACAGCCCCCGTAAAACGCGGCACCCTGTGGAAATACGTACGCACCGTCGGAGAAGTGGAATACGACCAGGGTCAAATCAGCCATATCCATGCCAGAGTCAATGGCTGGATAGAAACCCTCAAAGTGCAATCTGCCGGAGAGAAAATCACCAAAGGCCAACTCTTATATGAGATCTACTCGCCAGAGCTTATTAATGCTCAAGATGATTATCTGCTGGCACTGGCAACCCTAAAACAAAGCCGCCAATCATCCGCGACCAGCGACAGCAGCCAAAGCTATCAGGAGTTAGTGCGGAAAGCGGGTCTGCGGCTGGAATTACTGGGGCTAACCCAGCAACAGATACAACACCTGGCAGACAGTGGTAAAACCCGTTATCGCGTGCCTTTTTATGCCAAGCAAGACGGTGTCGTCAAAGCCCTTAATGTCCGCGAAGGCATGTATATCCAACCACAAACAGAAATGATGTCTCTGGTGGATTTATCCCGGGTTTGGGTAATTGCCGATGTGTTTGAAAACCAACAAAGCTGGTTAGCCGTAGGACAAGAAGCAGAAATCTCCCTTCCCGCATTGAATATCCGCGATATCAAAGGACGGGTGGATTATATCTATCCAGAACTAGACCCAGTGACCCGCAGCCTGCGGGTACGGATTGTGCTGGATAACCCCAAAGCGGCATTGCGCCCTAATACTCTGGCGAGAGTAGCACTGTTTGGTGGCGCGAAACGTCAGGCGCTGACCATACCCCGCGAGGCATTGATCCAAACCGGCCAAGCCAATCGAGTCATCATCAAACAAGCGGATAATCGTTTTAGCGTTCGCCAAGTCAAAGTCGGCATGCAAAGCCAGGGCAAAGCCGAAATCATCAGCGGCCTGGAATTAGGAGAGCAAGTCGTGATCTCCGGCCAGTTTTTACTGGACTCCGAGGCCAGCCTCAAAGGCAGTCTACTGCGCTTAAGCAGTCCACATAACCATTGA
- a CDS encoding heavy metal-binding domain-containing protein — protein MKILFSLVFATMMLLGTTPAQAQIHHQNTADYSCPMHPEIVGEQGDTCPKCGMDLTGSHQTYHCPMHPEIVGERGDTCPKCGMDLTGSHQTYHCPMHPEVVGNQDDTCPKCGMDLIASAQPHCPRHADMTGAEGDNCPKCGMALESRCQDHHNHMHHHSSRH, from the coding sequence ATGAAAATTTTATTCAGTCTTGTATTCGCCACCATGATGCTGCTGGGAACTACCCCGGCCCAAGCCCAGATACATCATCAAAATACCGCAGATTATAGCTGCCCTATGCATCCAGAAATTGTCGGGGAACAAGGCGATACTTGCCCCAAATGCGGCATGGATTTGACCGGCAGCCATCAAACATATCACTGCCCAATGCATCCAGAAATTGTCGGGGAACGAGGCGATACTTGCCCCAAATGCGGCATGGATTTGACCGGCAGCCATCAAACATATCACTGCCCAATGCATCCAGAAGTCGTCGGTAACCAGGATGACACCTGCCCCAAATGCGGTATGGATCTTATCGCAAGCGCCCAACCCCACTGCCCAAGGCATGCCGATATGACCGGCGCAGAAGGTGATAACTGCCCTAAATGCGGTATGGCGTTAGAAAGCCGCTGTCAGGACCATCATAATCATATGCATCATCATTCTTCCCGACACTAA
- a CDS encoding NapC/NirT family cytochrome c, translating to MNWRALFKPSAKYSVLALLVVGIVIGAIGFFATQQTLHATSTNAFCMTCHAGHSLEQEVLQSPHGANSAGIVVQCQQCHIPQEPFAYLMKKIVVSKDIIGFMTIDGFETQDWLETNRKQQAELARDFLRSIDSSTCQNCHNRIYETPSPEMKKMAVRMHAMNFKKPADKRKTCVDCHRGVAHPYPKN from the coding sequence ATGAACTGGCGTGCTTTATTTAAACCCAGCGCAAAATACTCAGTACTAGCACTGTTAGTGGTTGGTATTGTGATTGGGGCGATCGGCTTTTTTGCCACCCAACAGACGCTGCATGCAACCAGTACTAATGCCTTTTGTATGACCTGCCACGCAGGGCATTCACTGGAGCAGGAAGTGCTGCAATCCCCACATGGTGCTAACAGCGCTGGTATCGTAGTGCAATGTCAGCAGTGTCATATTCCTCAGGAGCCTTTTGCTTACCTGATGAAGAAGATCGTGGTATCCAAAGACATTATCGGCTTTATGACCATTGATGGTTTTGAAACCCAAGATTGGTTGGAGACCAACCGTAAGCAGCAGGCTGAGTTGGCTCGTGACTTCCTGCGTTCTATCGATTCTTCAACCTGTCAAAATTGCCATAACCGCATTTATGAGACTCCATCTCCAGAGATGAAGAAAATGGCGGTCAGAATGCACGCGATGAACTTTAAAAAGCCAGCCGATAAGAGAAAGACCTGTGTTGACTGTCACCGCGGTGTAGCGCATCCATATCCTAAAAACTAA
- a CDS encoding DUF1145 domain-containing protein, with the protein MKWIIWGGKLLTAGAWLIMLYNLIQPLGGQISVILYLMLAITLLMHSIQLAIFHTAFKPLLSLNSKDYLSVFTFGAFSLLAYRLQVITAMTNRPQQ; encoded by the coding sequence ATGAAATGGATAATTTGGGGTGGCAAATTGCTGACCGCCGGCGCTTGGCTAATCATGCTGTACAACCTGATCCAACCGCTGGGCGGCCAGATCAGTGTCATCCTATATCTTATGCTGGCCATAACCTTGCTAATGCACAGTATTCAGCTGGCAATTTTCCACACTGCATTCAAACCTTTGCTGTCACTGAATAGCAAAGATTATCTGAGCGTGTTTACCTTTGGCGCTTTCAGTCTGCTGGCATATCGGCTACAGGTGATAACCGCAATGACAAACCGTCCTCAGCAATAA
- the rsmD gene encoding 16S rRNA (guanine(966)-N(2))-methyltransferase RsmD, protein MARNKPGSGQVRIIAGQWRSRRLPIQDLEGLRPTTDRVRETLFNWLIGSITAARVLDCFGGSGALAMEALSRYAAYARVFELQKSAVTQLQQNLRTLKCEQADVIAGDSLALLAQGPAGQRAPQDSTPSEGFNLVFIDPPFRKGLAQNCINALIQHQWLKPNALIYVETETELTSLTVPVSWQPLKEKKAGQVCYRLFRYEPDSEITQ, encoded by the coding sequence ATGGCCAGAAACAAACCCGGCAGTGGGCAGGTACGGATTATTGCGGGGCAATGGCGGTCACGTCGTTTACCCATTCAGGATTTAGAAGGCCTGCGCCCCACCACAGATAGAGTACGGGAAACCCTATTCAACTGGCTGATCGGTTCAATTACCGCAGCGAGAGTGTTGGATTGTTTTGGTGGCAGCGGTGCACTAGCGATGGAAGCACTCTCCCGTTATGCCGCTTACGCCAGAGTATTTGAACTGCAAAAAAGTGCTGTCACCCAATTGCAGCAAAATCTGCGCACCCTGAAATGTGAACAGGCCGATGTAATTGCTGGCGATTCTCTGGCATTGCTGGCCCAAGGGCCGGCTGGGCAACGTGCGCCTCAGGATTCGACGCCAAGCGAAGGATTTAATTTGGTCTTTATTGACCCGCCATTTCGCAAAGGGCTGGCACAAAATTGCATTAATGCCCTGATACAACATCAGTGGCTTAAGCCGAACGCCTTAATTTATGTGGAAACTGAAACCGAGCTCACATCCCTGACAGTCCCTGTAAGCTGGCAGCCACTAAAGGAAAAAAAGGCCGGTCAGGTATGTTACCGTCTGTTCCGGTATGAACCGGACTCTGAGATAACACAATGA
- the ftsY gene encoding signal recognition particle-docking protein FtsY, whose translation MAKKGFFSWFRRDKSKQDDNAAELAAQQAEAERLAAEQAEAEKQAAEQAEAERLAAEKLAAEQAEADRLAAEKLAAEQAEAERRAAEKLAAEQAEAERFAAEKLAEEQAEAERLAAEKLAAEQAEAARLAEERLAAEQAEAERLAAEKQAADQAEAERLAAELLAAKQAEVERLVAEQAEAARLAAEKRAAEQAEAARLAAEKHAAEQAEAERLAAEKLAAEQAEAARLASEKLAAEQAEAERLAAEKLAAEQAEAERLAAEKLAAEQAEAARLAAEKLAAEQAEAARLAAEKLAAEQAEAARLAAEKLAVEQAEVARLAAEKHAAEQAEAARLAAEKLAAEQAEAERLAAEKLAAEQAEAERLAAEKHAAEQAEAERLAAETQAAEQAEAQPEPQAKPAKEGFFARLKRGLMRTSENIGSGFLSLFRGKKIDDDLFEELEEQLLIADVGVETTTRLIDSLTEHASRKQLKDAEALYDLLRQEMQDTLAPVDVPLVPENANGPFVILMVGVNGVGKTTTIGKLAKQYQRDGKSVMLAAGDTFRAAAVEQLQVWGQRNDIPVIAQHTGADSASVLFDALQAAKARGVDVLIADTAGRLQNKSHLMEELKKVVRVMKKLDPDAPHEVMLTLDASTGQNAISQAQLFQEAVGVTGISISKLDGTAKGGVIFAIADKFGIPIRYIGVGEQIDDLRQFNAKDFIDALFSQDKTAQDNH comes from the coding sequence ATGGCAAAAAAAGGTTTCTTTTCCTGGTTCCGCAGAGATAAATCCAAACAAGATGATAATGCCGCGGAATTGGCAGCCCAGCAGGCAGAGGCCGAGCGTCTAGCGGCAGAGCAAGCTGAAGCAGAAAAACAAGCCGCAGAGCAGGCCGAAGCTGAACGTCTTGCTGCGGAAAAATTAGCGGCTGAACAAGCTGAGGCAGACCGTCTTGCTGCGGAAAAGCTGGCAGCGGAGCAAGCCGAAGCAGAACGTCGTGCTGCGGAAAAGCTGGCAGCAGAGCAAGCTGAGGCAGAACGTTTTGCAGCAGAAAAGCTGGCAGAAGAGCAAGCTGAAGCAGAACGTCTTGCTGCGGAAAAGTTGGCAGCAGAGCAAGCTGAAGCAGCACGTCTTGCTGAAGAAAGATTGGCAGCAGAGCAAGCCGAAGCGGAACGTCTTGCTGCAGAAAAACAGGCTGCAGATCAAGCTGAAGCAGAGCGTTTAGCTGCAGAACTGCTAGCTGCAAAGCAAGCGGAAGTGGAAAGATTAGTGGCTGAACAAGCCGAGGCAGCACGCCTGGCAGCGGAAAAGCGGGCAGCGGAGCAAGCCGAAGCAGCACGCCTTGCTGCAGAAAAGCATGCGGCTGAACAAGCTGAGGCAGAGCGCCTTGCTGCGGAAAAATTAGCGGCTGAACAGGCTGAGGCAGCACGTCTTGCATCGGAAAAGTTAGCAGCGGAGCAAGCCGAAGCAGAACGCCTTGCTGCGGAAAAATTAGCGGCTGAACAAGCTGAGGCAGAGCGCCTTGCTGCGGAAAAGTTAGCAGCGGAGCAAGCTGAGGCTGCACGTCTTGCTGCAGAAAAATTGGCAGCGGAGCAAGCCGAAGCAGCACGTCTTGCTGCGGAAAAATTAGCGGCTGAACAGGCTGAGGCAGCACGTCTTGCAGCGGAAAAGTTAGCAGTAGAGCAAGCCGAGGTAGCACGTCTTGCAGCAGAAAAGCATGCGGCTGAGCAAGCTGAGGCAGCACGCCTTGCAGCAGAAAAGCTGGCAGCGGAGCAAGCCGAAGCAGAACGTCTTGCAGCGGAAAAGTTGGCAGCAGAACAAGCTGAGGCAGAACGCCTTGCTGCAGAAAAGCATGCGGCTGAACAAGCTGAGGCAGAACGCCTTGCTGCAGAAACGCAGGCGGCTGAACAGGCGGAGGCTCAGCCAGAACCTCAGGCAAAACCGGCTAAGGAAGGTTTCTTTGCGCGGTTAAAGCGCGGTCTGATGCGCACCAGCGAAAATATCGGTTCCGGTTTTTTGAGTTTGTTCCGGGGCAAAAAGATCGATGATGATCTGTTTGAAGAGTTGGAAGAGCAGCTGCTGATCGCTGATGTGGGTGTAGAAACAACAACTCGCTTGATCGATAGCCTGACTGAACATGCTAGTCGCAAACAACTTAAAGATGCTGAAGCTCTGTATGATCTGCTACGTCAGGAAATGCAGGATACTCTGGCCCCAGTGGATGTGCCTTTGGTACCGGAAAATGCCAATGGGCCTTTCGTGATCCTGATGGTTGGGGTTAACGGCGTGGGTAAAACCACCACCATAGGTAAATTGGCCAAACAATATCAGCGTGATGGTAAGTCAGTGATGTTGGCTGCGGGTGATACTTTCCGTGCCGCGGCGGTAGAACAGCTGCAGGTATGGGGACAGCGTAATGATATTCCCGTGATTGCCCAGCACACAGGAGCTGATAGTGCCTCGGTATTGTTTGATGCATTGCAAGCTGCCAAGGCTCGTGGTGTTGATGTGTTGATTGCTGATACTGCTGGACGTTTGCAGAATAAGAGCCATCTGATGGAAGAGCTGAAAAAAGTGGTGCGGGTGATGAAGAAATTGGATCCCGATGCGCCGCATGAAGTGATGCTGACCTTAGATGCCAGTACCGGCCAAAATGCCATCAGTCAGGCACAGTTATTCCAAGAAGCAGTGGGTGTGACTGGTATCAGTATCAGCAAGCTTGATGGCACTGCCAAAGGCGGGGTGATCTTTGCCATTGCAGATAAGTTCGGTATTCCTATTCGTTATATTGGTGTGGGTGAACAGATTGATGATCTGCGCCAATTTAATGCCAAAGACTTTATTGATGCCCTATTTAGCCAAGATAAAACGGCTCAGGACAATCACTGA
- the ftsE gene encoding cell division ATP-binding protein FtsE, with the protein MIRFEQVSKVYPGGQKALTDISFHLKKGEMAFLTGHSGAGKSTLLKLMTVIERPSAGKVWIDQYNAGELSRAQVPLLRRHIGMIFQNYHLLMNKSVFDNVALPLVIEGFSLGEIRKRVHAALDMVGLYGKEKHAPVMLSGGEQQRVGIARAIVNKPALLLADEPTGNLDPKLSMDILRLFETFNDAGTTVLIATHDLGLIARMKYRTLTLKQGRMLGADELASAGL; encoded by the coding sequence ATGATTCGATTTGAGCAGGTTAGCAAGGTGTATCCCGGTGGGCAAAAGGCGCTGACGGATATCAGTTTTCATCTTAAAAAAGGCGAAATGGCATTCTTAACCGGTCACTCAGGGGCCGGTAAAAGTACCCTGCTCAAGCTGATGACGGTGATTGAGCGTCCCAGTGCCGGTAAGGTATGGATTGATCAATATAATGCCGGTGAATTAAGTCGGGCGCAGGTGCCACTGTTGCGGCGGCATATCGGCATGATTTTTCAAAACTATCACTTATTGATGAATAAGAGTGTGTTTGACAATGTGGCTTTGCCGCTGGTGATTGAGGGCTTTTCGCTCGGCGAGATCCGTAAACGGGTTCATGCGGCGCTGGATATGGTTGGACTCTATGGCAAGGAAAAACATGCGCCTGTGATGTTGTCTGGCGGTGAGCAACAGCGGGTCGGTATTGCCCGGGCTATCGTCAATAAGCCGGCATTACTGTTGGCGGATGAGCCTACAGGTAACCTGGACCCCAAATTGTCGATGGATATTCTGCGTTTGTTTGAAACCTTCAATGACGCAGGGACCACGGTACTGATCGCGACCCATGATCTGGGGCTGATCGCCCGGATGAAATACCGCACCCTGACATTGAAGCAGGGACGGATGTTGGGAGCCGATGAACTGGCTTCCGCCGGTTTGTAA
- the ftsX gene encoding permease-like cell division protein FtsX, which translates to MTQPTLKRSKLPLSGRIVMFFIRHVQQAMASLGELWRNPVSSVMTMAVLGVSLSLPAALQVLVKNAETITHSWNGAAQISLFIHDGQSDRAIQSLITRLQVYPEVESVSFISRDDALKEFQAQSGFGEALSYLDSNPLPAVVMVTPTQDNATPVRAKQLLQKLQMEPEVSFGRLDIEWLERLQAVVHVLERTVTAVALLLVLAVVLVIGNTIRLAIMNRRDEIEVMKLVGATDNFIQRPFLYTGVWYGIIGGLLAWIIINLLVWYLDGALSNLLGLYGSQIEMKSLDFSELIELLLMASGLGWLGSYISVRQYIRAIEPS; encoded by the coding sequence ATGACGCAGCCAACATTAAAGCGCAGTAAATTGCCTTTGTCCGGCCGAATTGTGATGTTTTTTATCCGCCATGTGCAGCAGGCGATGGCCAGCTTAGGTGAGCTGTGGCGCAATCCCGTATCGTCGGTGATGACCATGGCCGTGTTGGGGGTCAGCTTGAGCTTACCTGCGGCGCTGCAGGTTCTGGTGAAAAATGCAGAAACTATCACCCATAGCTGGAACGGGGCGGCACAGATTTCGTTGTTTATTCATGACGGCCAATCAGATCGGGCGATTCAGAGCCTGATCACCCGCTTGCAGGTTTACCCAGAAGTGGAGAGTGTCAGCTTTATCAGCCGAGATGATGCGCTGAAAGAGTTTCAGGCGCAGTCTGGTTTCGGCGAAGCGTTATCTTATCTGGATTCAAATCCATTACCCGCGGTAGTTATGGTTACGCCAACCCAGGACAATGCTACGCCAGTGCGTGCCAAGCAATTACTACAGAAATTGCAGATGGAGCCTGAGGTTAGTTTTGGCCGCTTAGATATTGAATGGCTGGAGCGACTACAGGCGGTGGTACATGTATTGGAGCGTACGGTAACGGCTGTGGCCCTGTTATTGGTGCTGGCCGTCGTGCTGGTCATCGGTAATACCATACGGCTAGCGATTATGAACCGCAGGGATGAAATTGAAGTGATGAAGCTCGTGGGAGCAACAGATAATTTTATTCAGCGTCCCTTCCTTTATACCGGTGTGTGGTATGGCATTATCGGCGGCTTATTGGCATGGATCATAATTAATCTGCTGGTCTGGTACCTGGATGGTGCTTTATCTAATCTGCTGGGGTTGTACGGCAGCCAAATTGAGATGAAATCATTGGATTTCAGTGAGTTAATTGAATTATTACTGATGGCGTCTGGCCTGGGATGGCTGGGTTCATATATTTCTGTTCGCCAGTATATTCGGGCGATTGAACCTTCCTAA
- the rpoH gene encoding RNA polymerase sigma factor RpoH, translating to MTEQTQSMALMVPQGSASLDAYIQSVNSIPVLDAEEEYRFAKRLQETGDLQAAKMLVMSHLRFVVHVAKGYAGYGLPQADLIQEGNIGLMKAVKRFDPDVGVRLVSFAVHWIKAEIHEYVLKNWRIVKVATTKAQRKLFFNLRKAKKRLGWFTDDEVSMVAENLGVSKEDVTEMESRMAAQDPAFDLASDHDDDMGDYAPALYLEDQASDLAAQVEHDNWENDAQARLFAAIKTLDDRSQYILQTRWLDENKATLQELAEKYQVSAERIRQLEKNAMNKLKLQMSL from the coding sequence ATGACTGAACAAACGCAATCAATGGCACTGATGGTTCCTCAGGGAAGCGCCAGTCTTGATGCTTATATCCAATCGGTAAACAGTATTCCGGTACTGGATGCTGAGGAAGAGTATCGTTTTGCCAAGCGTTTGCAGGAAACCGGGGACCTGCAGGCGGCAAAAATGCTGGTAATGTCCCATTTAAGATTTGTTGTACACGTTGCTAAAGGTTATGCCGGTTATGGTTTGCCTCAGGCGGATCTGATCCAAGAAGGCAATATCGGTTTGATGAAAGCGGTGAAACGCTTTGATCCGGATGTTGGGGTGCGGCTGGTGTCTTTTGCCGTGCATTGGATTAAAGCTGAGATCCATGAATATGTGCTGAAAAACTGGCGCATTGTTAAAGTGGCAACCACTAAAGCTCAGCGTAAACTGTTTTTTAACTTGCGTAAAGCGAAGAAGCGTCTTGGGTGGTTCACCGATGATGAAGTCTCTATGGTGGCGGAAAACCTCGGGGTATCGAAAGAAGATGTGACCGAGATGGAGTCCCGCATGGCGGCGCAAGATCCCGCTTTTGATCTGGCCAGTGACCATGATGATGACATGGGGGATTATGCCCCGGCGTTGTATTTAGAAGACCAAGCTTCAGATTTAGCTGCGCAAGTAGAGCATGATAATTGGGAAAATGATGCCCAAGCTCGCTTGTTTGCTGCGATTAAAACCTTGGATGATCGCAGCCAGTATATTTTGCAGACCCGTTGGCTGGATGAAAACAAGGCAACATTGCAAGAGTTGGCAGAGAAATATCAGGTTTCTGCTGAGCGGATCCGGCAATTGGAAAAAAATGCCATGAACAAGCTTAAGCTGCAGATGAGCCTGTAA
- the menE gene encoding o-succinylbenzoate--CoA ligase, with the protein MSLKSTNHTPSPLHQMAAQHPNLAALQDCHGSIDYANFSQQVLTLGTHLRQAGLQSGDILAIISENSAEMIRLYWACIDCGILFCPISPRFPESQIRTLMQRHQIQTYSLQPSIDMSLPGQALTPLDITTDATVVTAPQQAPQVNPNNLSNIIFTSGSSGTPKAALHRLRQHIASATGSTSLIQLQPGDHWLLSLPLFHIGGLAILNRCALAGACVVLSRGRDALAEQLQQDNITHVSLVATQLQRLLQDFPSCLASLKALLLGGGAISQPLLDKLGEQGIASFTSYGMTEMASQITTGPARADGSSGTLLPGRELCLRDGVIWVRGDTLFAGYLSDKGIEPMRDEQGWFCTKDCGFWDDAGRLHITGRSDNMFVCGGENLQPEEVEAVLKQLPGVEDALVFALPDPEFGHLPAAIIRGVIPKPDMAATYIGQHIARFKRPRRYFPWPEDISQTGLKINRKAVIAAVQRQFQL; encoded by the coding sequence ATGTCACTGAAATCCACTAACCATACCCCATCCCCCCTGCACCAAATGGCGGCGCAGCATCCTAACTTGGCAGCACTACAAGACTGTCATGGCAGCATAGATTACGCTAACTTCAGTCAGCAGGTATTAACGCTGGGAACGCATTTGCGTCAAGCAGGTCTGCAATCCGGTGACATTCTGGCCATTATCAGTGAAAACAGTGCCGAGATGATCCGGCTTTATTGGGCCTGTATCGACTGCGGCATTTTATTCTGTCCCATTTCGCCCCGTTTTCCCGAGTCGCAAATTCGCACATTGATGCAGCGTCATCAAATCCAAACGTATTCTCTGCAACCTAGCATCGACATGTCTCTGCCAGGACAGGCACTAACGCCATTAGACATAACAACCGACGCCACTGTCGTCACTGCGCCACAACAAGCGCCACAGGTAAATCCAAATAATCTGAGTAATATTATTTTTACCTCTGGCTCCAGTGGCACCCCCAAGGCTGCGCTGCATCGTTTACGTCAGCACATTGCCAGCGCCACTGGCTCCACCTCTTTAATTCAGCTTCAACCTGGCGATCATTGGCTACTTTCCCTGCCCCTTTTCCACATAGGTGGTTTAGCCATTCTTAACCGCTGCGCGTTGGCTGGAGCATGTGTGGTATTAAGCCGGGGACGTGATGCATTAGCCGAGCAACTACAGCAAGATAACATTACCCATGTGTCCCTCGTGGCGACCCAATTACAACGGCTATTACAGGACTTCCCCTCCTGCCTTGCCAGCTTAAAAGCGCTGTTATTAGGCGGTGGCGCAATCAGTCAACCACTACTGGATAAACTCGGTGAGCAAGGTATTGCCAGTTTTACCAGCTATGGTATGACAGAAATGGCTTCGCAAATTACCACTGGCCCAGCCAGAGCCGATGGCAGTAGCGGCACACTGCTGCCGGGCAGGGAGTTATGTCTTCGTGATGGCGTTATCTGGGTTCGGGGCGACACCCTGTTTGCTGGCTATCTCAGTGATAAGGGTATTGAGCCGATGCGAGATGAGCAAGGCTGGTTCTGCACCAAAGACTGTGGGTTTTGGGATGACGCAGGTCGACTGCATATCACCGGCCGCAGTGACAATATGTTTGTCTGTGGCGGGGAAAATCTTCAGCCAGAAGAGGTAGAAGCCGTACTAAAACAGCTTCCCGGGGTGGAAGATGCTCTGGTTTTTGCGCTGCCAGATCCTGAATTTGGTCATTTGCCAGCAGCAATTATCCGCGGGGTAATACCCAAGCCAGATATGGCGGCGACATATATCGGCCAGCACATCGCCAGATTCAAACGCCCGCGCCGCTATTTCCCTTGGCCGGAAGATATCAGCCAAACCGGCCTGAAGATCAACCGCAAAGCTGTCATTGCCGCCGTTCAGCGCCAATTTCAATTATAA